In one window of Gemmatimonadota bacterium DNA:
- the ilvC gene encoding ketol-acid reductoisomerase produces MARLYYDQDADLGILDGKTIAVVGYGSQGHAHALSLRDSGLDVIVGLRRGGSWDQAVEDGFEPRTVEQAAAGADIIMMLVNDELQSRLFNDYVAPNLAEGNALAFAHGFNIHFNQVVPPDNVDVFMVAPKGPGHLVRRVFEEGGGVPCLLAVHQDHTGRARDIGLAYAKGIGGTRGGVIETTFREETETDLFGEQSVLCGGTSELVMAGFETLVEAGYQPEVAYFECLHELKLIVDLMYEGGIEGMRYSVSNTAEFGDLTRGPRIVNEETRAEMKRILAEIQSGAFAREWMLENQANAPVMNALRRNASEKKIVEVGRQLRSMMSWIEEKK; encoded by the coding sequence ATGGCTCGATTGTACTACGATCAGGACGCCGACCTGGGCATACTGGACGGCAAGACCATCGCGGTTGTCGGTTACGGCAGCCAGGGACACGCCCACGCCCTTTCCCTGCGCGACTCCGGACTGGACGTCATAGTGGGACTGCGTAGGGGCGGCTCGTGGGACCAGGCCGTCGAGGACGGATTCGAGCCCCGTACCGTGGAACAGGCGGCCGCCGGGGCCGACATCATCATGATGCTGGTCAATGACGAGTTGCAGTCGCGTCTTTTCAACGATTACGTCGCGCCGAACCTGGCGGAGGGCAACGCCCTGGCCTTCGCCCATGGCTTCAACATCCATTTCAACCAGGTCGTCCCGCCCGACAACGTGGACGTCTTCATGGTCGCGCCCAAGGGGCCGGGCCATCTCGTACGCCGGGTCTTCGAGGAAGGCGGCGGCGTGCCCTGCCTGCTGGCGGTTCACCAGGATCACACGGGCAGAGCCCGGGATATCGGGCTCGCCTATGCCAAGGGTATCGGCGGTACCCGGGGCGGTGTCATCGAGACGACCTTCCGGGAAGAGACGGAAACCGACCTGTTCGGGGAGCAGTCCGTCCTGTGCGGTGGCACTTCCGAACTCGTCATGGCCGGTTTCGAGACGCTGGTCGAGGCGGGGTACCAGCCCGAGGTCGCCTACTTCGAATGCCTGCACGAACTGAAGCTCATCGTGGACCTCATGTACGAAGGCGGTATAGAAGGCATGCGGTATTCCGTCAGCAACACGGCCGAATTCGGCGACCTGACCCGCGGCCCGCGGATCGTCAACGAAGAGACCCGCGCCGAAATGAAGCGCATTCTCGCCGAGATCCAGTCCGGCGCCTTCGCCCGCGAGTGGATGCTCGAGAACCAGGCCAACGCGCCGGTCATGAACGCGCTTCGGCGCAATGCCTCCGAAAAGAAGATCGTGGAGGTCGGACGGCAACTGCGCAGCATGATGAGTTGGATCGAAGAGAAGAAGTAA